From the genome of Anabrus simplex isolate iqAnaSimp1 chromosome X, ASM4041472v1, whole genome shotgun sequence, one region includes:
- the LOC136886817 gene encoding glucose dehydrogenase [FAD, quinone]: protein MGPQSLLYLCLVVVVATQRVADTAYPTIIESALSIYLEGMAQSEQEPRDDPVTLPEYDFIIVGAGTAGCVLASRLTEIAGWEVLLLEAGGEENFVMDIPIVANFLQFSEANWKYKTVPSDKACLGLVNKQCNFPRGKVMGGSSVLNYMIYTRGNRRDYDRWEKLGNTGWGWDTVLKYFMKSEDITMPELAQDDKYHRTGGYLTISYAPYRTPLAEAWMEAGKEMGQKVVDYNGPTQVGFSYLQSTTKNGTRWSSSRAFLHPVKNRKNLHVKKRARVTKILIDPTMKAAYGVQFRKNGRLYTVRAKREVILSAGAINSPQLLMISGVGPKKHLDDLKIPVIQNLKVGYNLMDHIAKGGLTFVINDTVSLRTDSILARTENYVDYLAFHQGPMSIPGGCEALAFFDFKDPDNPDGYPDMELLFESGSIVSEMTLRRNFGITDELYDAVYKPIENEHTWMVFPMLMRPKSKGRIMLRSADPADKPLIYHNYLSHPEDVETIIKGINKTIELSRTNAFQKFASRLHDIPIPGCKQHVFGSDQYWECATRHLTFTIYHQSGTCKMGPRSDKSAVVDPRLRVHGVKNLRVIDASIMPEIPTAHTNGPTFMIAEKGADMIKEDWGIKTTI from the coding sequence ATGGGCCCGCAGAGCCTCCTGTACTTGTGTCTAGTGGTGGTGGTTGCCACGCAACGAGTAGCAGATACCGCCTACCCAACAATCATAGAGTCTGCCCTCTCCATTTACCTGGAAGGTATGGCGCAGTCCGAGCAGGAACCCAGGGACGACCCTGTCACTCTTCCAGAGTACGACTTCATCATCGTGGGTGCCGGCACGGCAGGCTGCGTTCTGGCGAGCCGCCTTACCGAGATAGCCGGCTGGGAGGTGTTGCTGTTGGAGGCAGGCGGGGAAGAAAACTTCGTCATGGACATACCGATCGTTGCCAACTTCCTCCAATTCTCGGAAGCTAACTGGAAGTACAAGACAGTACCTTCGGACAAAGCCTGTCTGGGGCTCGTAAACAAGCAGTGTAACTTCCCCAGGGGTAAAGTAATGGGAGGCAGCAGTGTTCTCAATTACATGATCTACACGAGGGGAAACAGGCGTGATTACGACCGGTGGGAAAAGCTCGGAAACACTGGATGGGGGTGGGACACAGTGCTTAAATATTTCATGAAGTCGGAAGACATAACAATGCCCGAATTAGCACAGGATGACAAGTACCACAGAACAGGTGGATACCTTACTATCAGCTACGCACCGTACCGCACTCCGCTGGCGGAGGCTTGGATGGAAGCTGGTAAGGAGATGGGACAAAAGGTGGTAGATTATAACGGGCCTACACAGGTAGGCTTCTCTTATCTACAAAGCACTACGAAGAATGGCACCAGATGGAGCAGCTCTCGAGCTTTTCTACATCCTGTAAAAAACCGCAAGAATTTACACGTCAAAAAGCGCGCCAGAGTCACTAAAATTCTGATAGATCCAACGATGAAGGCGGCGTACGGTGTGCAGTTCAGAAAGAACGGTAGGCTATACACAGTGCGAGCAAAACGCGAGGTGATATTATCAGCTGGTGCGATCAATTCTCCGCAGCTTCTGATGATCTCAGGGGTAGGCCCCAAGAAGCATCTGGACGACCTGAAGATACCAGTGATACAAAACCTCAAAGTGGGCTACAACTTGATGGACCACATCGCAAAGGGTGGCCTGACCTTCGTGATCAATGACACAGTGTCCCTGAGGACGGATAGTATCCTCGCCCGAACAGAGAACTACGTCGACTACCTGGCGTTCCACCAGGGACCCATGTCCATACCCGGAGGCTGCGAGGCACTGGCCTTCTTCGACTTCAAGGACCCAGACAACCCAGACGGCTACCCGGACATGGAATTGCTCTTCGAGTCCGGCTCCATCGTGTCGGAGATGACACTAAGAAGAAATTTCGGCATCACAGACGAACTTTACGACGCTGTATACAAACCAATAGAGAACGAACACACGTGGATGGTGTTCCCCATGTTGATGAGACCTAAAAGCAAAGGGCGTATAATGCTAAGAAGCGCAGATCCAGCAGACAAGCCCCTAATCTACCATAACTACTTATCTCATCCTGAAGATGTAGAAACAATAATCAAAGGTATCAACAAGACGATAGAACTGAGTAGAACGAACGCGTTTCAAAAATTTGCATCGAGGTTGCACGACATTCCAATCCCCGGTTGCAAACAACACGTGTTTGGATCTGACCAATACTGGGAGTGCGCGACGAGGCACTTGACCTTCACCATCTACCATCAGAGTGGTACCTGCAAGATGGGGCCGAGGTCGGACAAGTCTGCCGTGGTTGATCCTCGCTTAAGGGTGCACGGAGTTAAAAACCTGCGAGTCATCGACGCTTCCATCATGCCCGAAATACCAACGGCTCACACGAACGGGCCGACATTCATGATTGCGGAGAAGGGAGCCGATATGATCAAAGAAGATTGGGGAATTAAGACAACTATATGA